From Theropithecus gelada isolate Dixy chromosome 5, Tgel_1.0, whole genome shotgun sequence:
ggattaaataagaaaatgcttaGCTCAGTGCCTAGTACATAGGAAGCACACTGtgaatattagttattattattactaatactGTGATCATATCTTCCATCCAAAGACTTCTCTGAGGAGCAGGGAGGATCCAAAGAAGCCTGCAGGTGGGAAATCTGTTATCCTTCTAGGACTTTAGACTTCTGCGGAActgcacctcctccctctcctagTTCTTAAGAACAGAAACTCTCCAGGGGCCTGCGGTGAGGTAGCCGGTGGGAAGATGAGGTGCAGAAGAAAGGTGGGCCCTGCGAGCCTCAATTTCAGCCTCTTCTGCGCTGAGACCCAGGCGGATCTTGCTTGGCCTGTATGCGTTACTGGGGGAAATGGACGTGGGCCTGAGTGCCGCAGGTGCGAGGGCGCTGCCCCCAGGCCGACGACCCAGCGGGGCCCCTGTAGCTGTCATTACTCCTTCTGCAGGCAGGTAGGAGAAGCGGTGGCCAAAGTGGGAGTCGACCGCTCAGCGCAATCTTGAGTGTTGGCCGGGAAAGTCTAGGCTCTTTCTAAATCTCGCCGCCAGACCTGGAGACCCATTCGCATGTATTTAAGGCTTTTGCACACAGAACGTTATCACAGAATGCAGCCGCCTTTCTTAAGATCCGGGAAACCAGAGGTCTCTCCAGCAACTCAGGGTAGAGGAATTTCTCCTATCTCCATGTGACATCTTCTGATTTAGAAGAACTAATGTTAGATTTCTCTTGGGCCTTTCCACCTACAGCGATAGTCTTCCCTTTGTTTAGCTAAAATTGAGGCAGGCAGGACAATATGATTGGGGGCATGAGCCTATTAGCGTGTAAACGTATTTACATGAAGTGTGCCTCTAGGGAGCCATTCAGAACCGACCTCTCAACCACAGAAATAGATGAGATTTTGAGAACATTGAGAAGCTGCCTTTTGCAAAGTAAATTTACCATGGTCCTTGACGAAAGGGGGTCGGGGGCGGGGAGAAGTCCAGCCGAGAGAGGAGCTCATTCCATGCTATATTTTTGCAGCTGAAAAGCTGCCTAATCATCGCTAACCGCTTCCCGCATAAGAGTTCTGGGAAGACTCcagaaaaaaggcaaatgaagACTTTCAACTGCCTCCTTCGGGCTGCTGCTTCCGGAAGCCGAAGCCCTAGCACGCAGAGCAGCAGGAGAGGGCTGCTTTCAGGCAGTTCCACTGAGCAAAACAAATTCATTTAATGGCATAACGTTCTGGCTTAAAATTTGGAATTTATCAGAGGCAAAAATATCGTTCAAGAAACTATGGACACTCCGCGCCCTCATTCATTTCCATGGCAGCAGGGTATCTGCATCTTGAGCAACCTATAGAGATTCATGCCTCGTATCGCTCTCacctcctttctttttaaaggaaagccCTTTCCAAAGAAGGCGGCCAGAAAATGGACCCCAccgagggaaaaagaaaaatgaaacgcAAACCACCTTGGCACTGCTTGCGTCTTCCAAAACGCGGTGGGGACAAGGCTATTGAGAGTCTATAGgtaattcttttatatatataaaatgtatacatatgtatatattttatacacaaaattatatatatatatatatagagagagagagagagagagagttgtatGGAGCCGTGAAGCAATTATCCATGCTTTTGTCTCCCTCAAGTTCCCCAGGTGGAGGCAGTCATAATCATTATAAGCCGCCTTAGTGACCACCAGGGACGGAAACCGTTAATTACCACGTCTCCTTTGATCTCCACACAAGAGGCTTTGGTATTGGCGCTTTCCAAGAACTGGACCAGAGGAGCCAGTTCAGAGTCTGACGTCAGTTCGGCATTTAACGTACACACCGAGGTCTGGATCAGACTCCCCCGATTTTAGCGAAGTGTGTTAACTGCTGTGCTGCTAGAGGCTAGCAAACTCCCTGTGCGCAGCTGATTAGTTTCAGCAACTCGCTACCTGGGCGCTTTTCTTTAAATTTGGGGAGTAAACtgcgaaaacaaacaaaaaaatctccacGTCCACTggctctctccccttccccaactTCCTCTCTCGACTCGTTTGTGGGAGTTTTCTCCTCTTTGCTGGAACTATAATGCGATGCGCAATCGTTTGTGAATGAACAAAAGTCATCTGCAAGCAGGGCGACGGGGACAGATCGCTGACGGCAGATTAAGGGTGGGAGCAAAGGTCCGGCCTCCAAGGATAATGGGGAGCCGTCTTCCCCCACGCCTGGTCTCTATGGCCTCCTTCGTCTTCCAGGTAAGATGAATGTTCCTTCATCCATCATCCGCAGAGTACCCTCCCTCAGGCGTGTGTAGAATCTGCTGATGAAACCTATTAGCCCCTACTGGGCAGCTTTGTGGAGCCAACCGACGCTCTTCATTGTGGTCTTTGTCTGCAGAATTTAAGCATTTACATAATGCATTAGCACGGAACTCAGCACCGGGTTGGGGACACCGCGTGCCGAGCCTGGAGGGGCTAACGCTTCAGCGGCTCCCTCACCCGGCAGCGCCCTAGGACCACCCTCGAGGATTCACTGGAGTTGGCTGCAGGCGCGCGGGCAAAGAACTTAGCATCTCATCCAAGTACTTCGCCTTCCTTGGCCATCTCCGGGATGTTATgcttaaaaacataaacataaaaataaaaataaaaataaagggagggGGGCAAAGTTTCGGTGGGTGAACTGAAGCTGGGTCCATGTGACCCTGAAGCCAGAGAAATAAACTTAACAGGAATCTTGCTTTCCTGGCGGACGTTGGACCTCGCCGTTTTTCATGCGGACGGTTGGAAGCTTCGTGCTCAACGGCCACAGGTGCCTAGGAGCGCAGAGAGGCCTCGGGTTCGAATCGCCGGCGGGCAGGGCCTGGACTCGCGGGTAGCAACCTCCGCCCCCCTCCCCCACGCGCACCGGCTGAGAGCATGGGGGATTTACGGCATTTGAAAAAAGaggggctgggcgcgatggctcacgcctgtaatcccagcattttgggaggccaagacaggtggatcacttgaagtcaggagtttgagaccagcctggccaacatggtgaaaccccgtgtctactaaaaatacaaaaattagccgggcgtggtgcctgtaatctcagctacttgggagactgaggcacgagaatcgcttgaacctgggaggctgaggttgcagtgagcccagaccgcGCCACCGCACTCCTGCTCTGGGTGATAGGGCAAGgcaccgtctcaaaacaaaacaaaacaaaacaaaagattcgGTCAGGAAAGAATCCGCAGGCATTCGAGGCGCTCACACTTTGCAAAGTAAATTCAATCTCTTTATTAAGCCGAAGTCCCGGATATCCATCCTTTCAGAGGGAGGTGGTCCAACTCAGAAATCTCGCCCAAGAGGATTTTCCACCGAATACGACCCGGAAGTGCCAGGAACTCGCCCAGTAGCGACAGGTGCAGGACCTTTCGTCCCGCCACACCTTGGGACTCTACCTCTCTAAATAGAGCGCTTAAAAGCCGGTAGCGCAGCCGGGATCCGGCGTCGGGAAAGAATCACCGAGCGGAACCCTGGAGCTAGAAGGCGGCCCGCCCCCTTCCAAAGAAACCGGGATCCCGCGCCCTCCCCGCCGCGAGCGCCGCGCGCAGGCGGCGTCCAATCAGTGAGCTTTCCGGGTCTGTGACGGCCTTCGGCTCTGCCCCCTCGACGGCCATAAAAAGTCACAGCAAAGCCTGCACCTCCGAGCACCGCGCGCGGTCCTGCCCCTGGCACTGCCCACAGGGGCGCTTCTTCTCCGGCTGCTTGTAGCACCGGTCTCACTGTCCCCGCCGTCAGCCACCAGTTCCTTATCAGTCTCATTCCCCATTGTGGCTTTACTGAGCCGGTCGCCAGGCCTCGCTGTCTTCTttgccttcctctctcctcctcagcGGCCGTACTTTGCGCCGTACCTCACCTGGCCTGCAGGTGAGCAGTAGCGCAGCGCCCCTGTCCGGCGAGCTTACCTTGCCCAGCCCGGCCCTTGCCGGAGTGGCACCGGCACCTCTCCAAGACTCCCTCTTCCCAGCAGGATGAAGAACCCCATGCTGGAGGTGGTGTCTCTACTACTGGAGAAGCTGCTCCTTATCTCCAACTTCACGCTCTTCAGTTCGGGCGCCACGGGCGAAGACAAAGGGAGGAACAGTTTTTATGAAACCAGCTCCTTCCACCGAGGCGACGTGCTGGAGGTGCCCCGGACCCACCTGACCCACTATGGCATCTACCTAGGGGACAACCGTGTTGCCCACATGATGCCTGACATCCTGTTGGCTCTGACGGACGACATGGGGCGTACGCAGAAGGTGGTCTCCAATAAGCGTCTCATCCTGGGCGTCATTGTCAGAGTGGCCAGCATTCGCGTGGACACAGTGGAGGACTTCGCCTACGGAGCTAACATCCTGGTCAATCACCTGGACGAGTCCCTCCAGAAGAAGGCACTGCTCAACGAAGAGGTGGCGCGGAGGGCTGAGAAGCTGCTGGGCTTTACCCCCTACAGCCTGCTGTGGAACAACTGCGAGCACTTCGTGACCTACTGCAGATATGGCACCCCGATCAGTCCCCAGTCCGACAAGGTATGACGTGTGACTCCCAGGGAAGTGGGCTCCGCGGGATGCCCCCTCCCATCCCTgaccttttctctttcctgcGAGTAGGGATCTAATTCCTGGACACCTCCACCACCACTTCCAtaccattcttctttctttttttttgagacggagtctcgctctgtcgcccaggctggagtatagtggcgcgatctcggctcactgcaagctccgcctcccgggttcacgccattctcctgcctcagtctcccgagtagctgggactacaggcgcccgccaccacgcccggctaatttttgtatttttagtagagacggggtttcaccgtgttagcccaggatggtctagatctcctgacctcgtgattcgcccgtctcggcccctcaaagtgctgtgattacaggcgtgagccaccgcgcccggtcttcCATACCATTCTTAAAGTTCTAGATTAAGTAAGGAAAGTTCTAGTGTTCCTAAGGTAGgctaagtaaataaacaaatggcaACATGCCTTGCAGGATCTCTCGAAATGCACAGAGAAAGGGTGTGGCAATGCAGGACCGCTTCCAGAGATTCCAGAGCTGCCCAGTATTGCTGCAGAAGTCATCAGGTGTCCACCCACCATGTAGTTCAAATGACAAAGGGCAAGTGACTGGGGGCGGGGTATACAAGAAATCAGTCACCGCTGCTTGCAACTTTAACCAAGAATTTCACTTGAAAGGAAGAGGTCCAGAGTTTATATTTAATCCATAACACTATAAAAACAAAGTCTGTGACTTTAAAATAAGGAACCACGCAGTTTTCTCCCTTTGAAAGCTGCATAGAGGGATTTTTCATTGTTTGCTATAAGCTATCAAAATTCCCAGTAATATGGGCTCCCTGGTAAGTCCCTTATTCTTGTGTTGGTGCTTCACAGTTGCATTTTCCTTGGTATGCTGAATTCTTTCTGGGTTGGCTTTAATCCCCATCTAGACTTCCTCATTGTTAAGCATCCTTTACCCATTAGCCCTAAAGGTAGATTAGAGTGTTTATGGATTCCCCAGAGATCAATACAATTAGTTTTCAAGAAGAAATGTTAAACATTGGAAGGTAATTTTTATgagtattttgaaaaacagtatttttttttcaaaaaaaaaaccagaatttaAGATTATTAAATTAGCCACAAATCCAAAGcgaaaaatggatttttatttccttttaaaacctcttaatttttaaaaatagttaagattttAAGcctgaaactttatttacaattGGAAACTTTCTCAGCCTTCATTGTACTTGTTAAAGAAGTCATTGTTAATGTTCAGTCTTTATAATGGAAACCTGGGCAGTAACATAATGAGCTTTAGTGTTACTCTTCATGTTTAGATATTTTTGGGACCAGAAAAATCCGAGTCAGTTTTTTTCATGTAACCAGTTCTTAATTGCTCCAcatcttggttaatttttttgacCCATTTGGGAACATCTTTCTCTATCCTCTGTGGGAGAACATGGAAGTATTTTGCTTTTATAGATCAGTGTATGAAACTCCTTGTAGATTTTATAGAGCCACAAAAGACTCAATCTAGGAATTCTTttccaagtaaaataaaaatacagttagagcACTGTGCAGCGATTCAAGAATCACAGCTCTAGTCCAGGCCTGTTTAGAAATGAACTCCACCACATTTACAAACACTGGCTCCCAAAGTGTACAAAAGGAAACATGTCAGATTTACTTAGGAACCAAGCAAATCATTTCTCTAAGGAAAAACAGTATTTCTATCAGGTAATTAGGAGTTACCCATTCATGGAACACATATAGTGCTGCATTATATATTTCTACAGAAAAACAGTAACTAAGGCTTTTGTAAGgtagtaaaatatttaatctgCATAAATAACTAGTTGGAGTAGTTTTTCATCTTTGGAAACTTTGTCAGGGTTTACAGAAGTAGAGAAGTGTTTTAATTGCTGTTGCTGCATAGCACCTCTTGTGAAACTGAGTTTTGTCTTCACTTTGAATGGTCTAACAAACAATTTGGCCACAGAGTAGATTTCCCgggagaaaaaaaagttttcatccCAAATTTCCTAATTCTACAAACTGTTTTTGAACATGCGCTGAGAGAAGTAGGTCATTAATACTGAAGGAAGGACTGGTTTCTACCTTTTGGAAACATAAGAAATTATTTGATTCTGGGTCTGATTGTTGAGTTCTCCATATATGCAACTAATATTAACATGAGAGTTACAAAGTTGCCTCTTTCTTAAATTTGAgttaataaaaactctcaagaacACACTACCCCTAAGGAAAACACTGCAATTAGTTTGCAAATGAATGAACTGGAAAAGAACATTTACTCCTTTGTGGTAATACTCTTTTTTTACAAGTTTATAAGTCATAAAATTATGGGATTTTTATAACGCTGTTGACAATCAGTATTTTGTAAACTAGAAATTCCTTTGGTTAATAACTATTACTATTCCTTATGCTTTTACTACTATGATTTTTTCACTTTGTTAATACTGCTCTTTCATTGCCAAAAATGATGGCAAATGCCCCTTTTAATTTGTGTGGATTGAGTGCTCACAAAAGTGTTCCTACAGACTTATTGACCCCTTCTAGAAATTTCCCACTGTTGAGCACCACTAAAGATGCCTGCTGGTCTGCTGACCAAGTGAACAGGGCATTAGACATGCGATGCTTCTTGAGAAAAATCTGCGTTTGTGGGAAATACAGTCCAAAATTATTCTGATTGACTTAATTATAAattatcaaggaaaaaaaataaggataacTGTATGTACAACTTAGTCATTTACCAAAATATATGTCTTCCATCaacctccttttctctctgtcctGAAAAACTTCAATTTGATCTTCGCCACCTTAAAATAGTATACTTCTCAATACCTTGCTAGTTtattaaaaagagacaaatagtATGATAGAAAAATAGGCCAACATCTAGATAAGAGTTTCACACTTGTTTAGGTATTATGTAAAAGTATGGATAGAGATAACCATACTGTCAGGATGGTGTATTAAAACTTATTGAACTTGTTCATTTTATTCCTTAAGAATTTGGAAACCTAGCTGCCCAGTCCCATGTAAGCCactgtagaaaaccctaaaagcaCGTACAATGCCATGTCTAGAAAAAGAGCTTAAAATTAGTATGAATAGCAAAACCCATATAGAAATGACAATCACTGCATTCTGGCATCGATGGCAATATGGTAGAGATAATTGTCAACAAAGAcagtagtaataataatcatTGTAATACCTTACATTTATACAGCACGTAGAAGAATACAGAGTACTTGTGCATGAAACATCTCAGTTAATCCTCAGAACAATTTGAGTGTTCCCATGGAGGAGCAGAAGAGAGTAGCTTGGACAGGTTAAATGACTACTTGAGGTGACACAGCCAATAAGAGCAGGAGCCAGGACTCAGACATAGGCCATCACTTTCGagtaacattatttttctaaGGAAAACATTATACATATTAGAAGGATGCATTCCTCAGGGGTAGggacaatatttgtctttttttccagtAGCCGGTTATGTGCCATATAATCGATTCTGAATTTAGCATATTTAGTCAGGAAATGGAATTTGACAATAAAATTAGACTTTCTATACCTGTAGATTTTGAGATTTATAAAAAAGTTATTATTGGTATCATTAGATTTTAGAATGGCAAATTGGAGGAATTGAATCTACCTTTAATTGgccaaattttattatttttactcaaGATTAGAGACACCTCTTTGctcatctaattttaaaatatgctattgtTATTGATAAgcactttgttgttttaaaccttTAGTCCTGAACAACTATGTGGTTATACTTTCTATAGTTTCCTATAAATGCTGTATTTACATAGGCAACTGCCATTATTAACTTAATTGCCTAAGGGATCATTTCTACTACTATAGGGTATAGAATCAGAACTGGACTCTTAACattgtaaaattttttgtaaGTCATAAGAGAATTTCTAA
This genomic window contains:
- the LRAT gene encoding lecithin retinol acyltransferase, which encodes MKNPMLEVVSLLLEKLLLISNFTLFSSGATGEDKGRNSFYETSSFHRGDVLEVPRTHLTHYGIYLGDNRVAHMMPDILLALTDDMGRTQKVVSNKRLILGVIVRVASIRVDTVEDFAYGANILVNHLDESLQKKALLNEEVARRAEKLLGFTPYSLLWNNCEHFVTYCRYGTPISPQSDKFCETVKIIIRDQRSVLASAVLGLASIVCTGLVSYTTLPAIFIPFFLWMAG